The following proteins are co-located in the Salvelinus fontinalis isolate EN_2023a chromosome 29, ASM2944872v1, whole genome shotgun sequence genome:
- the LOC129827390 gene encoding interleukin-12 subunit beta-like, with amino-acid sequence MFDCCLKMRFTLLSILPTLLGVLILHQAKSQSPKFTQSSWNLLPNVVVVNVDGSLVQHPLTCMGSFDREEEGWRRDNDWVWRRDGEEDEEIIWMMGEEEKKKGNSFLVNLEERTGGGIFTCHSLDRTLLKKTTVLVKHLDEQKRILEGSTRTGYMKCSTRNYQGEFHCSWKFTPTRVGTVMFVKVARGLSDTENISCSVDASGQQWTCSSSSGQSDIMCSVNSSGLGVSCVDRQYCPYAEETDRITLTIYMRTNYLLEEYSQRFYLSDIVKPDNVYIKEVNSSTIEWSYPVSWNRPISYFPLSFQVKEIEGRKCKNGCTCDSPYTEVHTTESSQWSVKAKVTVCVRAQDALCDSPWSDWTEHRLSSKGSRRGRQEKQKKKKQKKKKQKKKKNVPQ; translated from the exons ATGTTTGATTGCTGTCTAAAG ATGAGGTTTACTTTACTAAGCATCCTGCCTACTTTACTGGGCGTTCTAATCCTACACCAGGCAAAAAGCCAAAGCCCCAAGTTCACTCAGAGCAGCTGGAATCTTCTACCCAACG TTGTTGTGGTGAACGTAGACGGATCGCTGGTACAGCATCCTCTAACCTGCATGGGTTCCTTCGACcgagaggaggagggttggaggagagacaaTGACTGGGTGTggcggagagatggagaggaggatgaggagatcaTATGGATGATGggtgaagaggagaagaagaaggggaATAGCTTCCTTGTCAACCTGGAAGAGAGAACTGGAGGGGGGATATTTACATGTCACAGCCTGGATAGAACCCTCCTGAAGAAAACTACGGTGCTGGTCAAACACTTGGACGAACAGAAACGCATTCTAGAAGGATCCACCAGAACAG GCTATATGAAATGTTCAACACGGAACTACCAAGGAGAATTCCACTGCTCCTGGAAATTCACCCCTACACGTGTTGGGACTGTTATGTTTGTCAAAGTGGCACG TGGCCTGTCTGATACGGAGAACATCAGCTGTTCTGTGGACGCCAGTGGACAGCAGTGGACTTGCTCATCTTCGTCTGGCCAGAGTGACATCATGTGTTCTGTGAACAGTAGTGGACTGGGGGTGTCCTGTGTGGACAGACAGTATTGTCCATATGCTGAGGAGACTGACCGGATCACCCTGACCATCTACATGAGGACTAACTACCTGCTGGAGGAATACTCCCAACGCTTCTACTTATCAGACatag tgaAGCCAGACAATGTATACATTAAGGAGGTGAACAGCAGTACTATAGAGTGGAGCTATCCTGTCTCCTGGAACAGACCCATCTCCtacttccccctctccttccaggTCAAAGAGATCGAAGGCAGAAAGTGCAAGAACGGGTGCACGTGTGATTCTCCCTACACAGAG GTCCACACCACAGAGAGCAGCCAGTGGTCAGTCAAGGCCAAGGTGACGGTGTGTGTCAGGGCCCAGGATGCCCTCTGTGACTCCCCCTGGAGCGACTGGACAGAGCACAG ACTCAGCAGCAAGGGAAGCAGGAGGGGGAGGCAGGaaaagcagaagaagaagaagcagaagaagaagaagcagaagaagaagaagaatgtgCCTCAATAG